The Malus sylvestris chromosome 8, drMalSylv7.2, whole genome shotgun sequence genomic interval TTTGAACCACATCTAACCATCTTTTTAATAACATGGATTCACCATTATTGTGGCAATTCGTTCCAATAAAACTATAACACATGTTAAGTTTTTTAACATAAAATTATATTACTAAATCAAAACACCACGCATTGGTGAACACGTTTTAGAATGTAAATTGTTCTCCTCCCTAAGGTACCATTTgatacgcagacgggacggaacatgACATAATGGGACGGAACAGGATGAAATGGAACGAAGGTTCACTACTATGTTGGTATACACTCGGGCTGGAATGGAATGAAGGATTAAATGACAATCGTACCCTTCACAGATTACCCATCACCGGTTTccacctcttcctcttcttcctccactCTTCTCATAACTCTCGTCCTTTCACCTACTTTTCCCAGTACCCTTATATTCTTCGTGTTTGTTTCCCCATAAAATTTCCTCTCTTTGGCTTTCTCAGGAACCCTTTATCTGATCAGAGTTTTCTTCGTTTTgctgtttttcttctttgaataTAGAAATCAAACGCAAAGAAATTTgctttttgttgggtttttgtcaCTCAGTTTCCCGGAAAATTTGAAGTGCGATCAAAGAAGCTTAATATCCCGGAAAAACAAGAGAACTCAGTTTTTTAGTTTATCTGTTGaggtaaattttgatttttaatgaatattttatccTAATTGTGCATAAATGGAGAGATCTCTagaattttgattaattttcaaagtgaaaattaatgaaaaataagaggGGTATTATTGTCCAaaaagttataattttgtgtttcatGGGCTGGAACAAGTCATTCCAGGAGGAGGGTGGCACAAAAAATTGACTAAAATCTGTTCCATGAGATAGCACCTCCCAGGCAAATTGACACACCAAACATGGAATGAGTGCGTCCCGTCCCACTGCCCTTTATTgtatcccacgtaccaaacggtacctaacaTCATCCATTCCCCATTTCCTTCCCACTTTAGTGCCAATAAACAAGGTCAAATATTTAAGGAGATGGATTGTATGCCCTTCCCATCTCATGCCCTTCCCATCCCCTCCTATGGTCaaagttaagtcacgtcaacattttatattctcattattttttgtcttattatttctataaaaaaatcaacataaaatattaacgtaacttaaccataagaacaaaaaataggATGGCATGAGATGGGAAGGGCACACAATTCATCTCCAATATTTAATCCCCTAATCCCATTCCCAACAAATTAACCCAAAGAATATTGCATAAAGCACACCCACCAAGGCAAACCAAGACTTAACTTATACGTTCGGTTGGAAGAAAGTTAAGGGCACCACCTTTTCCCTTccccctttccctttccctttccctttctcttcaACAATCACCCCAACTCCACCATTTTCTCccttaaaaaatccaaaaaaacatGACAGGATTTTGCAGCGGGTGGAGATTTCCGTCGCAAAAAAGGGCACTAGAAGCCTAATCCCATTTTTTCCCAGAAGTTTCCTTttctcctcttccttgccgGTGTCTTCGTGGCGGCTACTTTTTGGTACGTTTCAGTTTTTGAATGGTAGTTTTCCGTAAATAACTCGACTTGTAGGGCTGTTTTTTGTGACGAGCAAGTTTACCGCCTATACAAAAGCTTCCGCTTTTTGCTATATAACCGAGCTCACGGCGTAAGCACTTTCGGCCGCCGGAGCTGTCTAAGATTCGTCCTCCAAGAAAAaggattaaattaaattaaaaaatatctgGAAAACAAAATTCTCCGAATCTTCTCTTCCCGTTTCGCCCTCCCGAAGCCTCCAGAATTTCCGAGGCGCCCTCGGCTTTGGCACTTCTCGCTGGCTTTTGGGGCAGCTGGAGCTCTCCGTATTCGAATTCAATTTTTGTTCGGGAGTTTTTGgattctggttttttttttttttttctggagagagagagagagaatgttgtgTAATATGATACTGGTGCCTAGAAAGAAGAAGATTGGGAAGGTGCCGGTTTATCTGAACGTGTACGATCTTACGCCGATCAATGGGTACGCGTATTGGCTTGGTCTCGGAGTCTACCATTCCGGCGTCCAAGGTAATAGATTttattgggtttttgttttttatttgtgttATTGGGTTAgcttctgtttggttgccgagaaagttTAGATCTGGCTGTGTGTTTTGGTTGAATGAAGACTGAAGAAATTGGTATGAAAGTCTAAATTTTTGGATGTGGGTTGTGGAATTTCGATTCAGTTGAACTTGGGTTTTATGTTTTAGGAAGAATCAAAGAGTTCCTGAGTGATTTGATTCAGAAAATTTTGCAATTTGGGTAATTAGAATTCAGTTTTCATGTTTTGGGGTGTGATAAATTCAGAACCTTTACTCTCCAATGAACTCAATTGCAAGCAATTTTCCCAATTTTTGAATTGATTTTTGTTAAATTGGGTAGTAGAAACAGTAaggtttcatatatatatatatatatatatatatatatagggaggtATTATTCgcatttcaaaaatctcattctacacttctcacagtgtatttttctttcctaatatagaaagtttggggtgtagaatgagatttttgaagtcctaataacaattccctatatatatatatagtaatttCTGTTGTTTATCATCAAACACTCAGATATGATGTAATCCATTGATTGAGATTTTTATGTTAGACTTGTATTTAGatgtttgtatttgttaattggCATGAAATGCTTTATTGTAATGTGATGTAGTACATGGCGTTGAATATGCTTTTGGAGCTCATGACCATGCAACGACTGGGATTTTCGAAGTGGAACCGAAGCAATGTCCCGGCTTTGTGTTTAGAAAATCGATTTTGATCGGAAGAACGGATTTAGGTCCGAAGGACATCCGTGCCTTTATGGAGAAACTAGCAGAGGAGTACTCCGGAAACACATACCATCTTATCACCAAGAATTGCAACCACTTCTGCAATGATGTTTGCACCAGATTGACGAGGAAGCCTATTCCTCGCTGGGTCAACCGCCTTGCTCGACTTGGTAAGAAATCAAACATCTCTTATCAGTTTTTCGTTGTCCAGCCATTATTAGTATAGCACCACTGCGAAACAAAACCACTATTAGTAGTATACCATGAATGCCAATGCCACAGGATAACCGAAACTTAAATTGTTACCCCATCATCATAAATTTGCATCTTTAGATTCAGTTCACTGCACATAGGACTCAAAACTCATTGAAAAATAACAATTTGGATACAAATGATTCTATATTGTTAATTATCTGTCCATTGTATAATCTTTTTGGTATGTCTATGATGTTAGAAGGCAAACTTTACAACTTATTTCTATCGGAATGCTGAACTTAGAGAACGTGTTAACCAGAAAGGTATTCATACTCATACACAGAGATTGTTCTCGTTCCCTAGTAATTtatttgcatcattttggtgAACTTTAGGTTTCTTTTGCAATTGTGTTCTTCCTGCTGGTCTGAACGAAACAAAGGTTCAGCAAGTAAGATCAGACGGGGTTTATAACGGAGACAAGAAGAAACTGAGAAGCCATTCGACTAATAATGCATCCACAAATCCTCGGTCCTCTTCATTAAAATCTTCCACTGCAGCGTCTACAGGCAGAAGTAGTAGACAAAGACACTGCGTTCCTCCGTCTCAATCTTTGATCCATTCTTCCTCAACCTCGGCGTTGACTATAAAGCTTTGACACcgttttttagttttaagacTTTATAGGGTTTTAGAATTTCATTTACAAAAGACTGGAGGAATTGCAAATTCTAATTCTTTCCCATCATGTAAGCTGTTCCAACTGCTATGTAAACAGCTGCTTGAAATTTGTTGAAGTGCTTCTGTTTTCTGTAAAAAGAATGTTTCATATTTTGACATTGGTGAGAAGTGAGAACTAAGGTTGATGGTTTTCAAATTGGTTTCTTCTTCGGGTGAAGCTATCCACGTACCTTCTCAATTTCCAGCCCTCAGATTGAATGAATCAAAGAAGGTCaaaagacataaattaacaaggggtatGTGGGAAGTAAAAATgtatgtggatagcaccaccctcTTCTTAACTTCAAGAGACAATACAAAATGAGAATTAAGTCACATGTGCAGACCTACGAATGTTCGGATTTAGCCGTATGACGCCTCTCAAACAAGCACAATtttaattgtattattacatcCAATCTTACGTTGGTCCCGCCTAGTGCAAAACTTGTCATAGACAGGCAGTCCTACGAAAGTTATGATAGGCAGTCCTACGAAAGTTTCTCTATGAATGTAAGCGTGGATTGTAGAGTGGGTGGGAGACCCTAGTGGGTTTTCTCATTATGGATTAGGTAAAAGACAGCTTGTTGGAGCTGGTTTTTGAGATGCCTTGATTCGATAGTTGGTGATAAACTCATCTCGGTGGTTGGTTTCTGAGCTCTTGTTCTGGTCCTGGTTTCAGTTTGGGCTTACTTAGGCCTAATTCACACAGTATTATGATAACCCAATCACTATTTGGGCTTCGGCTTATGGATTCTAAATTAACAAATAGTCCTACAAGATAGTATGTGGGTTggtctcatttttttttaatttaaactgAGGAGCGGAGGAGTGAGTTAAGTCTTACAATGAACCAACCATAATAACTTTGTTGCCTTTAAAGAGAATCAAACTCGGGAAccctcatttacaagtgaagttGAATACTACTAAATCATAATACTAAGTGGTTTGGTTGGTCTcattaattaaaattattttttaaagacTCACCAAAATAGCAAAGTGATTGCTAAAGTAGATCTCGGTTAGGCCAGAGGACCATGGCCCCCTTTTGTACTTACGTCGAATCTCCGATCTTCCTTGTGAAGTATGGTAGATTAAAATATGCCTTTAGAGAAAAATAGAGTGTCTACATATTAGTTTACACCTCAATTTCGTACGGGTTATTTCACAAATAAGCTTCTCAGAACTCTATTTCATTTTTGTGAATCGAGCAAGTAAAATGAATATATCTAAAACTAACAACCACAACTTATTGTCAAGTTTTCCGGCTATGATGATGAAAATTGCTCAAAGTTCATGAACCCGCAGATCCCTAGTTCTAAGAAACTTGCAAACCACCATACTTAAAAGCACTTGGAAACTTGGCTTGCATGTTACAACTAAAGCATTGACTTATTTTTATAACTTGTGCTGTAAGCAATGTGAATCATTTGGTgattaaattcgttttttttttacaggGAGAAACGAATGCCATTAATTTTACTTGAAAGCAGTTCACTGTTTTGTGAATGTTAAGTAAAGATACCTAGTATCGAAAGAAATCGACAAATCCCATTCCCGCCCAGAGCAAGACAAGACAGACAATCTGCATGTGAACTGTGAAACCCTACTTCTCTCTCCTGAGtccttctctctccttctctctctctctctctctctctctctctctctctctctctctgtgttgtGCCTTTTTATTAGATTCGACAGAGAGAGATGCCCTCTTTTTACAAGAAGCATCTGGACAACAACTCTGCACCTTCAATTCAACCCCACCTTTGAATCAACACGAGAGATTTTTTACAACGGTTTCACGGAGTAGGATTCCCTCCCCGCCTAATCCCCTCCCACTCATTCTCATTCTTTCacactttcttttttgtctttctctctctataaaagAAGTTAAAACAAGATGTTGATATGACTTAATCGTAACCGTTTAAATAGaatgagagagaaggagagggtGATTTGGAGGGGAGAGAATCGTGGCCGTTGATTAAGCTTCTTACACACTACTGTTTAATCATGGTTGTTGATTTCGTTTGGTTTATTCAATCTGATggctataaataaaataaaataaagtgcGTGAAACGctaaaaagggtgtgtgaaaatcacctCCCTTTCTACAATACATGGTGTGCAAAATTCACCGATGTTTTTGTCGGTTAgaattgtggagcaaaaaataattaagaaaattataGAGGCAACACGTGTACTTTTGGGtataaatgacaaaattacctttGAGGCACATCGGGATTCTCACACGCATACAACGGACAATAACGGCttaatcaaggaagagtcaaaggtgatcaaaatgatatttattcaaaacccacTCATCActcttcatcaaatcctcactcaAAAGGTAATTCCTAAGTTTCCTATTCAATTTGGGATTAATTGCCAAGTTagttgcaagatattatttcacataatatcttgcaattatactCACAATTTGACCATATGTGGCTAGCccctattctccaaatagggccagtcactcccctataaatagccATGTTTTCCCACTAAAATGCAAGGTCGTTCTCTTCCCAAAAATTCCTagacactttctctctcaaattctaactttgacatcggagattcttcggccaaagtccCCATCATTCATCATGGGTGCGTGCGGCTTTTGgtcttaatcttaggtgttattattttgcaggtacTTTTTCATCAAAAGAGAAGACGACAAAAGTTTGCATTCACAAGAATGACAGTGATTCATGCAAATCCAATCTTTTCAATGCGCTGGCACTCTCATGCATTGGTTCATTGTAGAAATTTCATCGACATCGACAACTAGGTACATtgtattgaattgaaatgatgaTGAGAAAGGCAAATGCTTGGATCCGGCGAATGCATTCAAGTTGATCTTAGACGTTAATGGTTTGTGACCTGCGCAAGCATCTTCCTTTTGAGTTCTACATGCATGAATTCTAGAATCAGCATAGACATGCTAGCGACGGATCCTAACGCTTCTCTTCCTAATCAAGGTACTGTACCCTAAACAAACTTGCCAAAAGTTAActgaaagaaaaatcaaagaagGCAATGCATGCATGATACCGACTGAAAGCGAACCTCTTTGGGCCGTAAATAAGGTGGATTGAGTCTTGTTTCCTATGGTAGGCTGTGGGGGATTTTCATATTAGCAGAGAAGACTGCATACAAACACGTGCGTATTGGATAGCATCACAAAGCTTATTGCGCCAATTTGACAACTTCAGCAGCTGATGCTTCAACACCCAGTACAGAAAGGAAACCTATATGAAGAGTTTTATTTGTCAATGAAACTACTCATTCAACAATTCAACGTTCAGATTAACGTTGTATGTGAATAAATGTAGGGCTGTTTGATTAGAGCAATTTTCGCATTAGGTAGGACATAATGGGTTTAAGTGAAAAATATTTCATCCATAAGATGATCAGACGATAATTCGTAACGAATATAACTTAGGCTTCTTGAATGTTACTTTATATATAAGGATTAAATAGTCGCTTCGCCGGCAGTCCATCTATTTGGGTGTTGAGAAGACTCACAAAGTCACTTCATCCTTTCCTTGACTACCATCGTATGATTCATTGGTTATAGAAATCAAATAGAAGACGAGTTGTATGAAATACAGACCTAGAATTCGTTTACAACACTGAATCATCCTTTGGTGATTGGCTTTTGAATGTTACGTAAATAATTTTCGTAcatatattttctcatttcGTACACCTGTATTTATCCATGTAGCTTAATTATCCTTTGATTATTCAACCCTCCTTTAACTTAAATGCAAGGCGGGAATACAGAGGAAACTGGAAAAGCAGAGTCTCTTCCGGCAGCAGTCAAGCTTACCACCAATGCCAGTTATGCCATGAAAAGCTTCTGAAGAATCAGACGACCTTTTCTGTCCCAATACTCATTCATTTCATTTGACCGGTTCATACATTTAGCTTTCTGGGTCAGGTCTGGTCGCCCAATATTGTCCTTTTACTTTATCAATTTTCGTGACCCCAATCTACCGTCCGATCACAATTTATTAGACGGTGTTATTCTCActcatatttgttttttatatactatttttattttttaatcatcaaatgaaatggattgaaaaaaataaaaataataaaaaagtatATCACATAAAAGGAGTTGTGTGAATGCGCCGTTTATTTATCGACCAAAGAGACGGTCAGCAAATTTCACGGTTCAAATTGCGCCTAAATGACCAAGATATTgcttttatttaatttacacacacacacacacacacacaaaaccgcTTAATTCCTAGTGGCAGAATCCAAATCCTCTTTATGAGGATTTCGGAATACAcaaatcatgtccgttcatcgtacttcatacggtcataaattattttaatttttttatttaaaactaaACGTAAATAgttacgatgaacgaacacgatcctcacaaagaaaatcctattGGCTAGTGGCATTCCTCTCACTTTCAAGTTCGATTAtcgtcaaaaacgaatttgaaattATAAGGCATAATTCACTCTTCGAACTTTAGtgtaataatattatttgttaaaacaaaaaaaaacaccaagaaaataaactaaatagtagaaatataaataaataaagtacaTGCAACATGCCCAGTGTCGCAAACTTTGGAAAATTTCATCTGAACTACCTACCATAGTCCCAAACAAAATCTCAAACAAAATCTCACAGCTCACGACCAGATGTCAGAATCTTAAAAGCTTAAGgcttttttgttcttatttttgCGCTTTTTGATTCTCTTTGCTTTTTTCAGCATAAAAAATATATCTTGCTTAAGAATTTAAACCCGAAATGTCctgaattgaaaagtaatatgcAAACCACTCAAAATAATCAACCACTTcgcataaaataataattaggaATTTCCTTCCAATAAATAAAACTCGAATAAACGCTATTAACTGCATTTAGCAGATAAACTCTTTCAACTACTTAAAACTATTAATCGAGATGTAGTGAATTGAAAAATAACGTCCAAACcactaaaacaatcaaaagtCCCAAACATTGAGTGGGAATTTCCTTCCAACAAATGAACCTCGAATAAACGCACTTAACTGCATTAAATGAATAAACGTTCTTAACTGCTTGAGCTACTAGTACGATGGGCAAGcaaatgcttatgtttttcttcatctttcacAAACTTCATTACACAAACAGTACGAAAATTACACCAATTCTCCCAATACAAaaaatcaacaacaaaaaaccaGCTGGGTTTTCTCTTCTACTTGCCGAGTAACTAGCTAGCTCTAATTATATACGAATTTTGTATATATGCTTCAATTAAATCGGAATTTATTCGATTTATGTTCAACAAACAAATGGGTTAGTGagagattactagctaatcagTAATATCATTATATAATCCAATCCCACCAAGATTTAACATCTCAAACACACTATAGTACTAGTTTCATGAATTAAattggactggactggactggattgGACTTCACCTTTTCCAAGCATAAATCTGCAGAGAAAAACCAGCAGGACCGCCGTTGAGCTCGCTCTCCTCCGTACTCGCCCACTCCATCACCGACGAGCTTCCGCCGGAAGAACCCGCCGACGACATCGATACCGACGAAGAAGAGAAGCTCTTCCCCATCTTTCGCCACTCAATCCCGCTCATCCCGAAATTCCACGAATTCAGATGACCGAATTGGTAATTGTTCTCTTTAATCTCCTCGTCTTCTTCGAATCTGAACATGAACACCGCGTGGCCGTCGTCGCCGTCGCTCTCGAAAAGCCAGTTGTAGACGTCCCACGAGATCTGCACCGGAGTCCCGTCGACTTCGATTCGCTCGTTCCCTCTGAATTTCCACTTCAACCGCTTTATCTGCAGGACAATTTGGCCGTCGACGCTGAAGCATAGCCGGGTCGGGTCGGCGCTCGACCCGTAATCGATTCGGATCTCCCGCAATTTTCCGCCGAACCGGGCTTTCGTGGTGTAGATTTTCTTGGCAACGACGTGCTCTCGTTTCAAGATTGGGATTTGAGATGTCTCTGATTTGTTGGCCCGGGTCTTGGCGTAGGCTTCGCGGGTCAAATCGCCGACGAGGAGGGTCATCTCGTTGTCGACGACGACGGCGATGTAGAACCCGGATTGGGGTTCGGGTCCGGAGCCGAACCGGGCTCTGGAGAGGTCCCAGTAGAGGAGAATGTTGGGGGAGAGCTTCTTGGAGCCGTGCTTCTTCCAGAAGAGGAAGGGCTTGATGTGGAGGTGGAAAGAAGGGGAGGATAGCGACGGAGGGAGGGGGGAATCGAAGGAGTGGCGGAGAAGGTTAAGGTGGAGGGAGCGGCCGAGGAAGGAGCGGGACCAGGTGAGGGAGAAGAGGGCGAGGTCTGTGTGGTAGAGGCACGTGGTGAGGTTGGGTTGCCCGGAGCTGGGCGGCGGAGGAGGCAGCGGAGACGGTGGTGGGAGACGGCGGTTGGTGGAGGTGGAGGGGCGGAAGCAAGACGGAAAAGCGGAGGAGGAGTTGTGGCGGGACATTTGGGTGCTGAAGTTTTAGAGCCTACTTGGATTGTAGTGTTGGATTGTGTTTTAAGGGAATCTTTGAAGGGTTTTGGTGCTTttttggggagagagagagatggatagAGGCGGTGGAAAGGGGAGGGGTTTTTATGGTGGAATattgggaggagagagagagagagagagggatggaAGGGTCTGTCAGAGATTTCACAGATGAAATTGGGAGAGACAAAGGTATGGAAAACAGAGACCGTCCGGACTCCACAGAGAAATATTGGACTTTCAACGAACACATGTAAAAAGAGTCTTCTATTTGTACTTCCTCATTAGCATGAACAAATAGAATGGATCACAacgttttaatttaattaaaacaagtAGTGGATGTTGATGTGGTATTAAATCCGAAGATTTCTATACGATTCATTATCTGTTTAGTGCGTATTATAACGGTATTGAAacgattttgtttctgcatGCTTTCAATAACGAAAAAAAAGTTTCAGACGAAAAAAATTAGTATAAATATGAACATTATTTTACTGTAACGAGCCGTttcaaaataatcaaaatcatcGTTTTAAATGTATGCAAAATTATCAGCTgaaagtacaaaataaaaaaaatctacgCACATGCAAAATTGTGATCGACTCGAAAAGAAAAACCACTTGTTACAAATCCACACGCATGTTGAAGACATGCACTGCGAACTGTACATTGAACGGTTTCCGATTGGTCGACATACTCGTGTCAAAAGTATagtaattctttttcttttaaatattacgtatatttattttttaattatggaCATGTAAATAAATCTTCTCAATACTCCTTTTTTCCCCTCCCAAATTTGTCATATTTTTGCATGAATTACTTACCTATTTTCTATTCGATTGTCTGCGACTGAGTACTTCTACAGCACAGCATTGAAAAAAATCAGTTATGTACCACATCATCATACATCATAGAATTTTTAACGAAATTATGATGGAAGAATCACGTTGATTTGCAATACTCATTTTCAAAGACAACATCCACCAATTTCCaattttaaaaatcattttaatagACGGGTCAATTCCAGAAACCATTTATAATAGAAGTCCTTTAATTTACACAGCTGGGAGGGGAACTGGGGAAGtaaaagagaaggaagaagcaaggcaaggaggaagaaaaagccAATAAAAAAGCCTGAAGCAACGCCCACGCTACGTGATTTGTGGTACACCCTGAAAATTCTTCCTATCTATTATTAAATCTCAAACATTATGATCACATATAAAAGTCAAGGCAAGGGCATTTGGAATATTTGAAGTTAGCCATTATTTTGGCccctttgaaatttgaaatcaaaattTGGAAAGGCCAAAGTCTCTCCCTAAAGCGTGTCAAGAACCAAATTTATCAACTTAGAACCCTTTTTTGTACATTACCGACAAGTTTAGCGATATTTGGTCTTTACTTAATTGGAGAATGTCTCAAAGTCTTAAACTAACATGATGATTCTAGGTATGTATAATGAGTCACATTTGTGGCTTGTTATGAGTGAATTAAAGACCAAATTGATCAAATTAGAACAATTTTGTGTACATTACCGACCAGTTTAGCGATATTCAATCTTTACTTAATTGGagtatctcaaatgttgtattgtatatatgtataatgaGTTCGATAGTAAGTCACATTTGTGGCTTGTTGTGATGTTGTGAGTGAATTACGACTAGTTGTAAAAGTATCTTCATAAGTATCTTATCGTATAATATCATGTTCGACACAAAATGATATGAGAACGTGAGTTTGATTAGTAGCATATTAGGGCTTGTTGTGAGTTAATTAACGACTGGTTGTGAAAATTTCTTCGTAAGTATCATATCCCTTATAAAAAGAACAAAGACAATTGGACAAGTTGAattattctttaatttttatcttGGACTAACAAGGTAAGTTCCTTTCACAGTATATGATTCTATTACTGTCATGCAAGTTCCTATCACTCCATATTCCTCGAGCTAATCGGACAATATCATAGCTATTATGATTTTATCCCACTTTCtcatatttaattaattcgacAACTTGCGGTGTTTTGGTGAGTGTGATATTTATATTTAACAATCATGCATTGTAAGTTTAATTTGTATAACCTAATGGTATTCTTTttaacttataagtgagaggtcttaggttcgattttcatCAAAGGCgaagttgaaccacattattatgataAATCCATAGTAAAAATTAGTCCACTCCCTCACTCCCTTaggtagataatattgtttttcaaaaaagaaaaaagtttaatTTGTATTACACGATTATCATAATGGTGTGAGTTTGATACATGAGCTTTATATATTAAATGTGGGatccatccttttttttttagcaaaacta includes:
- the LOC126631867 gene encoding deSI-like protein At4g17486 produces the protein MLCNMILVPRKKKIGKVPVYLNVYDLTPINGYAYWLGLGVYHSGVQVHGVEYAFGAHDHATTGIFEVEPKQCPGFVFRKSILIGRTDLGPKDIRAFMEKLAEEYSGNTYHLITKNCNHFCNDVCTRLTRKPIPRWVNRLARLGFFCNCVLPAGLNETKVQQVRSDGVYNGDKKKLRSHSTNNASTNPRSSSLKSSTAASTGRSSRQRHCVPPSQSLIHSSSTSALTIKL
- the LOC126631860 gene encoding uncharacterized protein LOC126631860 — protein: MSRHNSSSAFPSCFRPSTSTNRRLPPPSPLPPPPPSSGQPNLTTCLYHTDLALFSLTWSRSFLGRSLHLNLLRHSFDSPLPPSLSSPSFHLHIKPFLFWKKHGSKKLSPNILLYWDLSRARFGSGPEPQSGFYIAVVVDNEMTLLVGDLTREAYAKTRANKSETSQIPILKREHVVAKKIYTTKARFGGKLREIRIDYGSSADPTRLCFSVDGQIVLQIKRLKWKFRGNERIEVDGTPVQISWDVYNWLFESDGDDGHAVFMFRFEEDEEIKENNYQFGHLNSWNFGMSGIEWRKMGKSFSSSSVSMSSAGSSGGSSSVMEWASTEESELNGGPAGFSLQIYAWKR